The proteins below come from a single Oncorhynchus tshawytscha isolate Ot180627B linkage group LG22, Otsh_v2.0, whole genome shotgun sequence genomic window:
- the LOC112221844 gene encoding zinc transporter ZIP5-like isoform X4, whose translation MNISHEPWAIHPASLEKQDKRICISRLVKATTNNPRELPLIYRMSPLLTLAVGLFFCLPLLEFGAGVRLSLSDTMKTPWNMTDRISNGSRQEGSTSEHLDEAFEEQVFYLQRLFHQYGDNGTLTYKGLQKLLGSLGLGQVSVLEISHRGSRHNHNTLTQPHPPQTQSHDHDDQETDTPSPSRPIQPPPSANAARTPQPGISGSAGSRYKEGTTLSSDHGIKEKVLPWSSPIAHSIPVQGMFNSLVSNHPTQRHLHGNCLNVTQLLWNFGLGKAPHITPAHFTLLCPALLYQIESGVCLRHPETDGAESERSVTFLKALGWSSLALAVISLPSLLSLSLVPLLPPARLRSFLCPMTALAVGTLCGDALLHLLPHTKTGPLSSHSEEQDSILKGLCVLGGCYLLFIFESLLGLRTHYKKVKRKRKQQNTTLNPDPERELTALQSPTVLEQTHSTEQHSHGHSHSPPGQEQVGMGSLVWMVVMGDGVHNLTDGLAIGAAFSQGLAGGLSTTIAVFCHELPHELGDLAVLMGAGWPVRRLVIFSAVSALLGFVGLLIGSVLGHQSAHISPWILTLTAGVFLYVALADMLPEMLHGDPGPMGPWTRFLLQNLGLLAGGAIMLCIALFEDHIAFNLGDV comes from the exons ATGAACATTTCTCACGAGCCTTGGGCAATTCATCCTGCTTCATTGGAGAAG CAGGACAAGAGAATATGTATTTCGAGACTGGTGAAAGCAACAACGAACAACCCACGTGAGTTGCCT TTAATCTATAGGATGTCACCTCTACTGACGCTCGCCGTGGGACTATTTTTCTGTCTGCCTCTGCTGGAGTTTGGGGCAGGGGTGCGACTTTCTCTCAGTGACACAATGAAAACACCATGGAATATGACAGACAGGATATCAAATGGTAGCCGACAAGAGGGATCGACATCTGAACATTTAGATGAGGCTTTTGAAGAGCAG GTCTTCTACTTGCAGCGTCTGTTCCATCAGTATGGAGACAATGGGACCCTGACCTATAAGGGCCTGCAGAAGTTACTGGGCAGCCTGGGATTAGGGCAGGTCAGTGTGTTGGAGATCAGCCACCGAGGGTCGAGGCACAACCATAACACTCTGACACAACCTCACCCTCCTCAAACACAATCTCATGACCATGACGATCAGGAAACCGACACCCCCAGTCCCAGTAGGCCTATTCAACCACCCCCCTCTGCAAACGCAGCCAG AACCCCACAGCCTGGGATATCGGGGTCTGCTGGATCTAGGTATAAAGAGGGCACCACATTATCCTCTGATCATGGGATTAAGGAAAAGGTCCTTCCGTGGTCATCCCCTATTGCACACTCTATTCCTGTCCAAGGAATGTTTAACTCCCTCGTGTCAAATCACCCCACTCAGAGGCATCTTCATGGGAAC TGTCTGAACGTTACTCAGCTCTTGTGGAATTTCGGTCTGGGAAAGGCACCCCACATCACTCCTGCCCACTTCACCCTCCTGTGCCCAGCCCTGCTGTACCAGATTGAAAGTGGTGTTTGTCTACGCCACCCAGAGACTGATGGGGCGGAGTCAGAAAGGAGTGTGACTTTCCTCAAAG CTTTGGGATGGAGCTCCTTAGCTCTGGCTGTGATCAGCCTGCCGTCTCTGCTGTCTTTGAGCCTGGTTCCCCTTCTGCCCCCTGCCCGCTTACGCTCCTTCCTCTGTCCAATGACAGCCTTGGCTGTGGGGACGCTGTGTGGCGATGCCCTGCTGCATCTCCTGCCTCAC ACTAAGACTGGGCCACTCTCAAGCCACTCTGAAGAACAGGACTCCATACTGAAGGGCCTTTGTGTGCTGGGAGGGTGCTACCTCCTCTTCATCTTCGAGAGCCTTCTAGGACTGAGAACCCATTATAAG AAAGTTAAGAGGAAGCGGAAGCAGCAGAACACCACTCTAAATCCTGACCCAGAGAGGGAGCTTACTGCTCTGCAGA GCCCCACTGTTCTTGAGCAGACACATTCCACTGAGCAGCATAGTCATGGTCATTCACACAGCCCGCCTGGCCAGGAGCAGGTTGGGATGGGAAGCTTGGTGTGGATGGTGGTTATGGGAGATGGGGTACACAACCTTACTGATGGACTGGCCATTGGTGCTGCATTCTCTCAGGGTCTGGCTGGAGGTCTCAGCACCACCATAGCTGTGTTCTGCCATGAGCTTCCTCACGAGCTAG GTGACCTGGCAGTGCTGATGGGAGCAGGGTGGCCTGTTCGTAGACTGGTTATCTTCAGTGCTGTATCAGCCCTACTGGGTTTTGTAGGCTTGCTAATTGGCTCTGTCCTGGGCCACCAGTCAGCCCACATTTCCCCCTGGATCCTCACCCTCACCGCTGGGGTCTTCCTCTATGTGGCCCTCGCTGACATG TTGCCTGAGATGCTTCATGGTGATCCTGGCCCGATGGGTCCCTGGACTCGCTTCCTGCTACAGAACTTAGGCTTGTTGGCAGGGGGCGCAATCATGTTGTGTATCGCTCTGTTTGAGGACCATATTGCCTTCAACCTGGGTGACGTCTAA
- the LOC112221844 gene encoding zinc transporter ZIP5-like isoform X2: MNISHEPWAIHPASLEKTLQSSKQQDKRICISRLVKATTNNPRELPLIYRMSPLLTLAVGLFFCLPLLEFGAGVRLSLSDTMKTPWNMTDRISNGSRQEGSTSEHLDEAFEEQVFYLQRLFHQYGDNGTLTYKGLQKLLGSLGLGQVSVLEISHRGSRHNHNTLTQPHPPQTQSHDHDDQETDTPSPSRPIQPPPSANAARTPQPGISGSAGSRYKEGTTLSSDHGIKEKVLPWSSPIAHSIPVQGMFNSLVSNHPTQRHLHGNCLNVTQLLWNFGLGKAPHITPAHFTLLCPALLYQIESGVCLRHPETDGAESERSVTFLKALGWSSLALAVISLPSLLSLSLVPLLPPARLRSFLCPMTALAVGTLCGDALLHLLPHTKTGPLSSHSEEQDSILKGLCVLGGCYLLFIFESLLGLRTHYKKVKRKRKQQNTTLNPDPERELTALQSPTVLEQTHSTEQHSHGHSHSPPGQEQVGMGSLVWMVVMGDGVHNLTDGLAIGAAFSQGLAGGLSTTIAVFCHELPHELGDLAVLMGAGWPVRRLVIFSAVSALLGFVGLLIGSVLGHQSAHISPWILTLTAGVFLYVALADMLPEMLHGDPGPMGPWTRFLLQNLGLLAGGAIMLCIALFEDHIAFNLGDV, translated from the exons ATGAACATTTCTCACGAGCCTTGGGCAATTCATCCTGCTTCATTGGAGAAG ACTCTTCAATCCTCTAAGCAGCAGGACAAGAGAATATGTATTTCGAGACTGGTGAAAGCAACAACGAACAACCCACGTGAGTTGCCT TTAATCTATAGGATGTCACCTCTACTGACGCTCGCCGTGGGACTATTTTTCTGTCTGCCTCTGCTGGAGTTTGGGGCAGGGGTGCGACTTTCTCTCAGTGACACAATGAAAACACCATGGAATATGACAGACAGGATATCAAATGGTAGCCGACAAGAGGGATCGACATCTGAACATTTAGATGAGGCTTTTGAAGAGCAG GTCTTCTACTTGCAGCGTCTGTTCCATCAGTATGGAGACAATGGGACCCTGACCTATAAGGGCCTGCAGAAGTTACTGGGCAGCCTGGGATTAGGGCAGGTCAGTGTGTTGGAGATCAGCCACCGAGGGTCGAGGCACAACCATAACACTCTGACACAACCTCACCCTCCTCAAACACAATCTCATGACCATGACGATCAGGAAACCGACACCCCCAGTCCCAGTAGGCCTATTCAACCACCCCCCTCTGCAAACGCAGCCAG AACCCCACAGCCTGGGATATCGGGGTCTGCTGGATCTAGGTATAAAGAGGGCACCACATTATCCTCTGATCATGGGATTAAGGAAAAGGTCCTTCCGTGGTCATCCCCTATTGCACACTCTATTCCTGTCCAAGGAATGTTTAACTCCCTCGTGTCAAATCACCCCACTCAGAGGCATCTTCATGGGAAC TGTCTGAACGTTACTCAGCTCTTGTGGAATTTCGGTCTGGGAAAGGCACCCCACATCACTCCTGCCCACTTCACCCTCCTGTGCCCAGCCCTGCTGTACCAGATTGAAAGTGGTGTTTGTCTACGCCACCCAGAGACTGATGGGGCGGAGTCAGAAAGGAGTGTGACTTTCCTCAAAG CTTTGGGATGGAGCTCCTTAGCTCTGGCTGTGATCAGCCTGCCGTCTCTGCTGTCTTTGAGCCTGGTTCCCCTTCTGCCCCCTGCCCGCTTACGCTCCTTCCTCTGTCCAATGACAGCCTTGGCTGTGGGGACGCTGTGTGGCGATGCCCTGCTGCATCTCCTGCCTCAC ACTAAGACTGGGCCACTCTCAAGCCACTCTGAAGAACAGGACTCCATACTGAAGGGCCTTTGTGTGCTGGGAGGGTGCTACCTCCTCTTCATCTTCGAGAGCCTTCTAGGACTGAGAACCCATTATAAG AAAGTTAAGAGGAAGCGGAAGCAGCAGAACACCACTCTAAATCCTGACCCAGAGAGGGAGCTTACTGCTCTGCAGA GCCCCACTGTTCTTGAGCAGACACATTCCACTGAGCAGCATAGTCATGGTCATTCACACAGCCCGCCTGGCCAGGAGCAGGTTGGGATGGGAAGCTTGGTGTGGATGGTGGTTATGGGAGATGGGGTACACAACCTTACTGATGGACTGGCCATTGGTGCTGCATTCTCTCAGGGTCTGGCTGGAGGTCTCAGCACCACCATAGCTGTGTTCTGCCATGAGCTTCCTCACGAGCTAG GTGACCTGGCAGTGCTGATGGGAGCAGGGTGGCCTGTTCGTAGACTGGTTATCTTCAGTGCTGTATCAGCCCTACTGGGTTTTGTAGGCTTGCTAATTGGCTCTGTCCTGGGCCACCAGTCAGCCCACATTTCCCCCTGGATCCTCACCCTCACCGCTGGGGTCTTCCTCTATGTGGCCCTCGCTGACATG TTGCCTGAGATGCTTCATGGTGATCCTGGCCCGATGGGTCCCTGGACTCGCTTCCTGCTACAGAACTTAGGCTTGTTGGCAGGGGGCGCAATCATGTTGTGTATCGCTCTGTTTGAGGACCATATTGCCTTCAACCTGGGTGACGTCTAA
- the LOC112221844 gene encoding zinc transporter ZIP5-like isoform X6: protein MSPLLTLAVGLFFCLPLLEFGAGVRLSLSDTMKTPWNMTDRISNGSRQEGSTSEHLDEAFEEQVFYLQRLFHQYGDNGTLTYKGLQKLLGSLGLGQVSVLEISHRGSRHNHNTLTQPHPPQTQSHDHDDQETDTPSPSRPIQPPPSANAARTPQPGISGSAGSRYKEGTTLSSDHGIKEKVLPWSSPIAHSIPVQGMFNSLVSNHPTQRHLHGNCLNVTQLLWNFGLGKAPHITPAHFTLLCPALLYQIESGVCLRHPETDGAESERSVTFLKALGWSSLALAVISLPSLLSLSLVPLLPPARLRSFLCPMTALAVGTLCGDALLHLLPHTKTGPLSSHSEEQDSILKGLCVLGGCYLLFIFESLLGLRTHYKKVKRKRKQQNTTLNPDPERELTALQSPTVLEQTHSTEQHSHGHSHSPPGQEQVGMGSLVWMVVMGDGVHNLTDGLAIGAAFSQGLAGGLSTTIAVFCHELPHELGDLAVLMGAGWPVRRLVIFSAVSALLGFVGLLIGSVLGHQSAHISPWILTLTAGVFLYVALADMLPEMLHGDPGPMGPWTRFLLQNLGLLAGGAIMLCIALFEDHIAFNLGDV, encoded by the exons ATGTCACCTCTACTGACGCTCGCCGTGGGACTATTTTTCTGTCTGCCTCTGCTGGAGTTTGGGGCAGGGGTGCGACTTTCTCTCAGTGACACAATGAAAACACCATGGAATATGACAGACAGGATATCAAATGGTAGCCGACAAGAGGGATCGACATCTGAACATTTAGATGAGGCTTTTGAAGAGCAG GTCTTCTACTTGCAGCGTCTGTTCCATCAGTATGGAGACAATGGGACCCTGACCTATAAGGGCCTGCAGAAGTTACTGGGCAGCCTGGGATTAGGGCAGGTCAGTGTGTTGGAGATCAGCCACCGAGGGTCGAGGCACAACCATAACACTCTGACACAACCTCACCCTCCTCAAACACAATCTCATGACCATGACGATCAGGAAACCGACACCCCCAGTCCCAGTAGGCCTATTCAACCACCCCCCTCTGCAAACGCAGCCAG AACCCCACAGCCTGGGATATCGGGGTCTGCTGGATCTAGGTATAAAGAGGGCACCACATTATCCTCTGATCATGGGATTAAGGAAAAGGTCCTTCCGTGGTCATCCCCTATTGCACACTCTATTCCTGTCCAAGGAATGTTTAACTCCCTCGTGTCAAATCACCCCACTCAGAGGCATCTTCATGGGAAC TGTCTGAACGTTACTCAGCTCTTGTGGAATTTCGGTCTGGGAAAGGCACCCCACATCACTCCTGCCCACTTCACCCTCCTGTGCCCAGCCCTGCTGTACCAGATTGAAAGTGGTGTTTGTCTACGCCACCCAGAGACTGATGGGGCGGAGTCAGAAAGGAGTGTGACTTTCCTCAAAG CTTTGGGATGGAGCTCCTTAGCTCTGGCTGTGATCAGCCTGCCGTCTCTGCTGTCTTTGAGCCTGGTTCCCCTTCTGCCCCCTGCCCGCTTACGCTCCTTCCTCTGTCCAATGACAGCCTTGGCTGTGGGGACGCTGTGTGGCGATGCCCTGCTGCATCTCCTGCCTCAC ACTAAGACTGGGCCACTCTCAAGCCACTCTGAAGAACAGGACTCCATACTGAAGGGCCTTTGTGTGCTGGGAGGGTGCTACCTCCTCTTCATCTTCGAGAGCCTTCTAGGACTGAGAACCCATTATAAG AAAGTTAAGAGGAAGCGGAAGCAGCAGAACACCACTCTAAATCCTGACCCAGAGAGGGAGCTTACTGCTCTGCAGA GCCCCACTGTTCTTGAGCAGACACATTCCACTGAGCAGCATAGTCATGGTCATTCACACAGCCCGCCTGGCCAGGAGCAGGTTGGGATGGGAAGCTTGGTGTGGATGGTGGTTATGGGAGATGGGGTACACAACCTTACTGATGGACTGGCCATTGGTGCTGCATTCTCTCAGGGTCTGGCTGGAGGTCTCAGCACCACCATAGCTGTGTTCTGCCATGAGCTTCCTCACGAGCTAG GTGACCTGGCAGTGCTGATGGGAGCAGGGTGGCCTGTTCGTAGACTGGTTATCTTCAGTGCTGTATCAGCCCTACTGGGTTTTGTAGGCTTGCTAATTGGCTCTGTCCTGGGCCACCAGTCAGCCCACATTTCCCCCTGGATCCTCACCCTCACCGCTGGGGTCTTCCTCTATGTGGCCCTCGCTGACATG TTGCCTGAGATGCTTCATGGTGATCCTGGCCCGATGGGTCCCTGGACTCGCTTCCTGCTACAGAACTTAGGCTTGTTGGCAGGGGGCGCAATCATGTTGTGTATCGCTCTGTTTGAGGACCATATTGCCTTCAACCTGGGTGACGTCTAA
- the LOC112221844 gene encoding zinc transporter ZIP5-like isoform X5 — protein MGVEKDPQSPISSWGPLSLNLLIYRMSPLLTLAVGLFFCLPLLEFGAGVRLSLSDTMKTPWNMTDRISNGSRQEGSTSEHLDEAFEEQVFYLQRLFHQYGDNGTLTYKGLQKLLGSLGLGQVSVLEISHRGSRHNHNTLTQPHPPQTQSHDHDDQETDTPSPSRPIQPPPSANAARTPQPGISGSAGSRYKEGTTLSSDHGIKEKVLPWSSPIAHSIPVQGMFNSLVSNHPTQRHLHGNCLNVTQLLWNFGLGKAPHITPAHFTLLCPALLYQIESGVCLRHPETDGAESERSVTFLKALGWSSLALAVISLPSLLSLSLVPLLPPARLRSFLCPMTALAVGTLCGDALLHLLPHTKTGPLSSHSEEQDSILKGLCVLGGCYLLFIFESLLGLRTHYKKVKRKRKQQNTTLNPDPERELTALQSPTVLEQTHSTEQHSHGHSHSPPGQEQVGMGSLVWMVVMGDGVHNLTDGLAIGAAFSQGLAGGLSTTIAVFCHELPHELGDLAVLMGAGWPVRRLVIFSAVSALLGFVGLLIGSVLGHQSAHISPWILTLTAGVFLYVALADMLPEMLHGDPGPMGPWTRFLLQNLGLLAGGAIMLCIALFEDHIAFNLGDV, from the exons ATGGGGGTGGAGAAAGATCCACAGTCTCCGATTTCATCGTGGGGACCATTATCACTAAATCTG TTAATCTATAGGATGTCACCTCTACTGACGCTCGCCGTGGGACTATTTTTCTGTCTGCCTCTGCTGGAGTTTGGGGCAGGGGTGCGACTTTCTCTCAGTGACACAATGAAAACACCATGGAATATGACAGACAGGATATCAAATGGTAGCCGACAAGAGGGATCGACATCTGAACATTTAGATGAGGCTTTTGAAGAGCAG GTCTTCTACTTGCAGCGTCTGTTCCATCAGTATGGAGACAATGGGACCCTGACCTATAAGGGCCTGCAGAAGTTACTGGGCAGCCTGGGATTAGGGCAGGTCAGTGTGTTGGAGATCAGCCACCGAGGGTCGAGGCACAACCATAACACTCTGACACAACCTCACCCTCCTCAAACACAATCTCATGACCATGACGATCAGGAAACCGACACCCCCAGTCCCAGTAGGCCTATTCAACCACCCCCCTCTGCAAACGCAGCCAG AACCCCACAGCCTGGGATATCGGGGTCTGCTGGATCTAGGTATAAAGAGGGCACCACATTATCCTCTGATCATGGGATTAAGGAAAAGGTCCTTCCGTGGTCATCCCCTATTGCACACTCTATTCCTGTCCAAGGAATGTTTAACTCCCTCGTGTCAAATCACCCCACTCAGAGGCATCTTCATGGGAAC TGTCTGAACGTTACTCAGCTCTTGTGGAATTTCGGTCTGGGAAAGGCACCCCACATCACTCCTGCCCACTTCACCCTCCTGTGCCCAGCCCTGCTGTACCAGATTGAAAGTGGTGTTTGTCTACGCCACCCAGAGACTGATGGGGCGGAGTCAGAAAGGAGTGTGACTTTCCTCAAAG CTTTGGGATGGAGCTCCTTAGCTCTGGCTGTGATCAGCCTGCCGTCTCTGCTGTCTTTGAGCCTGGTTCCCCTTCTGCCCCCTGCCCGCTTACGCTCCTTCCTCTGTCCAATGACAGCCTTGGCTGTGGGGACGCTGTGTGGCGATGCCCTGCTGCATCTCCTGCCTCAC ACTAAGACTGGGCCACTCTCAAGCCACTCTGAAGAACAGGACTCCATACTGAAGGGCCTTTGTGTGCTGGGAGGGTGCTACCTCCTCTTCATCTTCGAGAGCCTTCTAGGACTGAGAACCCATTATAAG AAAGTTAAGAGGAAGCGGAAGCAGCAGAACACCACTCTAAATCCTGACCCAGAGAGGGAGCTTACTGCTCTGCAGA GCCCCACTGTTCTTGAGCAGACACATTCCACTGAGCAGCATAGTCATGGTCATTCACACAGCCCGCCTGGCCAGGAGCAGGTTGGGATGGGAAGCTTGGTGTGGATGGTGGTTATGGGAGATGGGGTACACAACCTTACTGATGGACTGGCCATTGGTGCTGCATTCTCTCAGGGTCTGGCTGGAGGTCTCAGCACCACCATAGCTGTGTTCTGCCATGAGCTTCCTCACGAGCTAG GTGACCTGGCAGTGCTGATGGGAGCAGGGTGGCCTGTTCGTAGACTGGTTATCTTCAGTGCTGTATCAGCCCTACTGGGTTTTGTAGGCTTGCTAATTGGCTCTGTCCTGGGCCACCAGTCAGCCCACATTTCCCCCTGGATCCTCACCCTCACCGCTGGGGTCTTCCTCTATGTGGCCCTCGCTGACATG TTGCCTGAGATGCTTCATGGTGATCCTGGCCCGATGGGTCCCTGGACTCGCTTCCTGCTACAGAACTTAGGCTTGTTGGCAGGGGGCGCAATCATGTTGTGTATCGCTCTGTTTGAGGACCATATTGCCTTCAACCTGGGTGACGTCTAA
- the LOC112221844 gene encoding zinc transporter ZIP5-like isoform X3: MNISHEPWAIHPASLEKQQDKRICISRLVKATTNNPRELPLIYRMSPLLTLAVGLFFCLPLLEFGAGVRLSLSDTMKTPWNMTDRISNGSRQEGSTSEHLDEAFEEQVFYLQRLFHQYGDNGTLTYKGLQKLLGSLGLGQVSVLEISHRGSRHNHNTLTQPHPPQTQSHDHDDQETDTPSPSRPIQPPPSANAARTPQPGISGSAGSRYKEGTTLSSDHGIKEKVLPWSSPIAHSIPVQGMFNSLVSNHPTQRHLHGNCLNVTQLLWNFGLGKAPHITPAHFTLLCPALLYQIESGVCLRHPETDGAESERSVTFLKALGWSSLALAVISLPSLLSLSLVPLLPPARLRSFLCPMTALAVGTLCGDALLHLLPHTKTGPLSSHSEEQDSILKGLCVLGGCYLLFIFESLLGLRTHYKKVKRKRKQQNTTLNPDPERELTALQSPTVLEQTHSTEQHSHGHSHSPPGQEQVGMGSLVWMVVMGDGVHNLTDGLAIGAAFSQGLAGGLSTTIAVFCHELPHELGDLAVLMGAGWPVRRLVIFSAVSALLGFVGLLIGSVLGHQSAHISPWILTLTAGVFLYVALADMLPEMLHGDPGPMGPWTRFLLQNLGLLAGGAIMLCIALFEDHIAFNLGDV; this comes from the exons ATGAACATTTCTCACGAGCCTTGGGCAATTCATCCTGCTTCATTGGAGAAG CAGCAGGACAAGAGAATATGTATTTCGAGACTGGTGAAAGCAACAACGAACAACCCACGTGAGTTGCCT TTAATCTATAGGATGTCACCTCTACTGACGCTCGCCGTGGGACTATTTTTCTGTCTGCCTCTGCTGGAGTTTGGGGCAGGGGTGCGACTTTCTCTCAGTGACACAATGAAAACACCATGGAATATGACAGACAGGATATCAAATGGTAGCCGACAAGAGGGATCGACATCTGAACATTTAGATGAGGCTTTTGAAGAGCAG GTCTTCTACTTGCAGCGTCTGTTCCATCAGTATGGAGACAATGGGACCCTGACCTATAAGGGCCTGCAGAAGTTACTGGGCAGCCTGGGATTAGGGCAGGTCAGTGTGTTGGAGATCAGCCACCGAGGGTCGAGGCACAACCATAACACTCTGACACAACCTCACCCTCCTCAAACACAATCTCATGACCATGACGATCAGGAAACCGACACCCCCAGTCCCAGTAGGCCTATTCAACCACCCCCCTCTGCAAACGCAGCCAG AACCCCACAGCCTGGGATATCGGGGTCTGCTGGATCTAGGTATAAAGAGGGCACCACATTATCCTCTGATCATGGGATTAAGGAAAAGGTCCTTCCGTGGTCATCCCCTATTGCACACTCTATTCCTGTCCAAGGAATGTTTAACTCCCTCGTGTCAAATCACCCCACTCAGAGGCATCTTCATGGGAAC TGTCTGAACGTTACTCAGCTCTTGTGGAATTTCGGTCTGGGAAAGGCACCCCACATCACTCCTGCCCACTTCACCCTCCTGTGCCCAGCCCTGCTGTACCAGATTGAAAGTGGTGTTTGTCTACGCCACCCAGAGACTGATGGGGCGGAGTCAGAAAGGAGTGTGACTTTCCTCAAAG CTTTGGGATGGAGCTCCTTAGCTCTGGCTGTGATCAGCCTGCCGTCTCTGCTGTCTTTGAGCCTGGTTCCCCTTCTGCCCCCTGCCCGCTTACGCTCCTTCCTCTGTCCAATGACAGCCTTGGCTGTGGGGACGCTGTGTGGCGATGCCCTGCTGCATCTCCTGCCTCAC ACTAAGACTGGGCCACTCTCAAGCCACTCTGAAGAACAGGACTCCATACTGAAGGGCCTTTGTGTGCTGGGAGGGTGCTACCTCCTCTTCATCTTCGAGAGCCTTCTAGGACTGAGAACCCATTATAAG AAAGTTAAGAGGAAGCGGAAGCAGCAGAACACCACTCTAAATCCTGACCCAGAGAGGGAGCTTACTGCTCTGCAGA GCCCCACTGTTCTTGAGCAGACACATTCCACTGAGCAGCATAGTCATGGTCATTCACACAGCCCGCCTGGCCAGGAGCAGGTTGGGATGGGAAGCTTGGTGTGGATGGTGGTTATGGGAGATGGGGTACACAACCTTACTGATGGACTGGCCATTGGTGCTGCATTCTCTCAGGGTCTGGCTGGAGGTCTCAGCACCACCATAGCTGTGTTCTGCCATGAGCTTCCTCACGAGCTAG GTGACCTGGCAGTGCTGATGGGAGCAGGGTGGCCTGTTCGTAGACTGGTTATCTTCAGTGCTGTATCAGCCCTACTGGGTTTTGTAGGCTTGCTAATTGGCTCTGTCCTGGGCCACCAGTCAGCCCACATTTCCCCCTGGATCCTCACCCTCACCGCTGGGGTCTTCCTCTATGTGGCCCTCGCTGACATG TTGCCTGAGATGCTTCATGGTGATCCTGGCCCGATGGGTCCCTGGACTCGCTTCCTGCTACAGAACTTAGGCTTGTTGGCAGGGGGCGCAATCATGTTGTGTATCGCTCTGTTTGAGGACCATATTGCCTTCAACCTGGGTGACGTCTAA